GACAGAAACGGTCTGGGAGACCGGCTCGGAAGAATAGAAGGGTGTGTGAACCAGGTCCTCGCGATACCAGGGGAACAGGCGCAGGGCCGCCCCCAGCACGCCTCCGAGCGCCCCGCCGGCCATCAGCCCGGAGGCGATAATCACCCCGCGTTCGCGGATGCTCCTGCCTTGCTCCCCGCCCGTACGCTCGGCCCGCTTGTTCAAGAAGTGGGACAGGAAGCCCCCTACCAGCGCGGGCGTATTCAGTTCCAGGGGCAGGTACATGCCGAGAGCGAAGATGAGCGACGGCTGGCCGAGCATCTCCAGCATGACCGCGATCATCGCGCCCACGCCGAAGAGCACGTAGGCCACCGGCTGGCGGCTCATGAAACCTTCAACCAACGCTTTCATGATCGACGCCTGCGGCGATGCCAGTACAGGCCTTAGATCGCCGACCGCTGCCTCTCCGAACTGGAAGGTGCGGGCCAGCATGACGATGGTCAAGCCGGCGGCGATGGCGGCCGCAACTACAGCGGCGAATTTGATCCTTTCCTGCGCCGCCGGCGTTGAGCCCAGCCAATAGCCGGTCTTCAGGTCGGTGATCGCCTGGCCGGAAACCGCCAGCGCCGTGCACACCATCCCCGCCATGGCCATCACGAAGAACATCCCGGTCGTCCCGGAGACCCCGAAGCGCAGCAGGACCACCGCGGAGATGATGATGGTGAGCATGGTCATCCCCGAGACCGGATTGCGGGCGGTGGTCGCAATGGCATTGGCCGCGACGGAGGTGAAGAAGAAGGAGAACACCAGGGTCAAGACCAGCCCTATCCCTACCGCCGTCCAGGAGACCGGCAGATGGCCGAGGAAGGCGGCTACGCCGATGGCGCCGATAACCACGCCGAGGAAGATGGTGACCATGGACATATCGCGGTCGGTGCGCTCCTGCGCCGCCGCCTCGCCGCGGCGGAAGACACGCAGCGCGATCCCGAACGAGCCGGCCACAACACGCAGCGACTTCAGGATGCCGAAGATGCCGGCCGTGGCGATCGCTCCCACTCCGATGAACCGGACGTAGCTGCGGTAGATCTGCACCGCGGTCATCTTCGAGATGGGGATGGAAGCCGGGTACACCGCACTGTCGAGGTGACTGCCCACGAACCAGATCACCGGCACCAGCACGAAATTGGTCAGCAGGCCGCCGGCGCACAGAATCATCGAGCTGCGCAGCCCCATCACATAGCCCAGGCCGAGGATGAATCCAATGGCGTCAAAGCTGAACACCAGCCGGGCACGCTCGTTCAGGCTTCGCATCAACGGGACGAATTGCAGGTCCACGAACTCCTTCCACACCTGGAAGGTGGTGACAAAGAAATCGTAGATGCCGGAGATGAGCGTGGCCTGCAAGAGCAACTTGGCGGGCTCGCCTCCCTTCTCTCCGGTGACCAGGACTTCGGTGATGGCCGTGGCTTCGGGATATGGGAGCTGGCCGTGCATGTCGCGCACGAAATAGCGGCGCAGTGGGATCAAGAACAACACGCCCAGGCAGCCGCCGGCCACGCCGATGAAGATGGTCTGCAGCGGGTGCGGATCGAGCTTCAGGATGTAGAGCG
The nucleotide sequence above comes from Terriglobales bacterium. Encoded proteins:
- a CDS encoding oligopeptide transporter, OPT family, whose translation is METTSLPANAYLPLNPGEVYRPLVPATARLPELTGRAIAWGILLCVIFTVASAYSGLKVGQVMESAIPISILTIGLARLYKRRSSVLENVIVTGLGGVAGSVVAGAIFTLPALYILKLDPHPLQTIFIGVAGGCLGVLFLIPLRRYFVRDMHGQLPYPEATAITEVLVTGEKGGEPAKLLLQATLISGIYDFFVTTFQVWKEFVDLQFVPLMRSLNERARLVFSFDAIGFILGLGYVMGLRSSMILCAGGLLTNFVLVPVIWFVGSHLDSAVYPASIPISKMTAVQIYRSYVRFIGVGAIATAGIFGILKSLRVVAGSFGIALRVFRRGEAAAQERTDRDMSMVTIFLGVVIGAIGVAAFLGHLPVSWTAVGIGLVLTLVFSFFFTSVAANAIATTARNPVSGMTMLTIIISAVVLLRFGVSGTTGMFFVMAMAGMVCTALAVSGQAITDLKTGYWLGSTPAAQERIKFAAVVAAAIAAGLTIVMLARTFQFGEAAVGDLRPVLASPQASIMKALVEGFMSRQPVAYVLFGVGAMIAVMLEMLGQPSLIFALGMYLPLELNTPALVGGFLSHFLNKRAERTGGEQGRSIRERGVIIASGLMAGGALGGVLGAALRLFPWYREDLVHTPFYSSEPVSQTVSVVMFVALCLYIWYGSLHRKKAA